Proteins encoded together in one Miscanthus floridulus cultivar M001 chromosome 16, ASM1932011v1, whole genome shotgun sequence window:
- the LOC136512440 gene encoding uncharacterized protein — protein sequence MALSASLRISLIVAFFGILAFVLGVIAENKKPASGTPIPGKDVVICKFPSDPTLAMGSLSIVALVVAAIVGHVAIFFPYSGKSVPRGALFQSTSLTVFFVVAELVSALAFAMLLWATVTEGLHRSKNIHHDMNYQCPTAKTGLFGGAAFLALDAALFWLVCQMLALNARADYLDEDDNKGEYGQVYAAEVDGSKV from the exons ATGGCTCTGTCTGCGTCGCTACGGATTTCTCTCATCGTCGCGTTCTTTGGGATTCTGGCGTTCGTGCTTGGCGTCATTGCGGAAAacaaaaag CCTGCTTCTGGGACTCCTATCCCAGGAAAGGATGTCGTCATCTGCAAGTTTCCAAGTGATCCAACTCTTGCAATGGGAAGCCTGTCCATTGTGGCACTTGTGGTAGCTGCCATTGTGGGCCATGTTGCTATCTTTTTTCCATACTCGGGCAAGTCAGTTCCTCGCGGAGCACTGTTTCAAAGCACCAGCTTGACAGTGTTCTTTGTTGTTGCTGA GCTTGTCTCAGCCCTGGCTTTTGCAATGTTGTTGTGGGCAACTGTCACCGAGGGACTTCACCGAAGCAAGAACATCCACCACGACATGAATTACCAGTGCCCTACTGCAAAGACCGGCCTGTTTGGTGGTGCTGCTTTCCTTGCCCTTGACGCTGCTCTCTTCTGGCTTGTTTGCCAGATGCTGGCCCTCAATGCAAGGGCTGACTACCTGGATGAGGATGACAACAAGGGTGAATATGGCCAGGTTTACGCTGCTGAAGTCGATGGTTCAAAGGTCTGA